The sequence TTACCGAAACCTCCATACCCAATCACAAAATTGTCATCAAAATTTCCTGTTGCAGCTTTTATCTCCTCCAGTAAAAAGTGTCGGCACAGATTGGAGGGTAATGATGATGAGCCTGAACCGCTGGTCCTTTGGGTTGAGTTCGATGTAATTGATAAAGGGATCCACGATGATTTTGTAACGCTTGTATGCAGATCCTTTCCCTTTTTCCTCCGCTGGAAAATCAAGAAACATAGAATTGACAACAGAGCAATTCCACTAATCACACCTGCTGTGATAACAACAAAGACAtgccatttctttttctttttttcctttgggGTTGAATTCTCTGGAACTTCTAACCGCGATTCAGGATTTGGGACGGAAAAATTTCCTTTTCGATCGCTCAACTTGAAAATTTCTAAGCCATTTAAGATAGCATTTTCATACACAGCTTTTGTTTCCATGTTAGGTCGCAATTCAAGCGACACATCTTTCTTGCCTCGTCGGCCATCTGGATCTCTCACAAACACCACGTAGTCTGTGTACATCGGGACTCTCCAGCCGCGACTCCGTTGAATCACATCGACTAGTTGATCTGCCGTTTGGTTTCCAATGAGTATATCGAAAACCCGATAGTTCTGTTCCTTAACTTCCAGCTGAATCTCACAAAAATGGAGCCTGAAAAGATAGTAGAACCCAGCGTCAAGAGGAAAAATCCAATCCAGGCTCTGGCTGTAATTGGCGATGGTCCTAGAGGTTGTGTAAACTATGTTTGGCGCCGTATAAGCCGGGGTTTCAGAAGTGTAATTAATGTTGACATCTATATGAGGAGTTTGATAGTCATATCCAACAACAAAGTCTTCATCTGAATCCCATACCCGATACATGCCTGTATCCCCTGTGCTCGAAACCAAATTGCCTCCCACGTTCAGCCTGTACACATTTTCAAGAGCAGTGCTGTTATTGATGTAATAAAGATTATACTGCCCCACCAATATGATGCCACCACTATCTTCACGGAGATAAAGATCAGTTGGCATGGAAACAATCTCGATCCCATTAACAAAAGCGTAAGAGTTCGGCGAAGGAGAAAAGGTTATATTGAGTATCTGAGTTTCATCAACATTGATGACatattctttttgaatttttaaactaGAATCGGTACTTGCAGCGACCGTGAGGAAAGCGCTGAAGTTACTCAAGAGGGTAAACTGATTAGCTGTTACAGAGAAAAAGGATTCGGATTTGTTGAAGCCAAGGTATGTGGTGGGGTAAAAATAGAGACGGAGGAAACTAGTGCCAGGAGGAACACGGAAAGGGTAGGTGAATTTAGATTTGAAAATACGAGCATTCGTATAAGGGACTCTAGAAACTGAAGAGTCTT comes from Capsicum annuum cultivar UCD-10X-F1 chromosome 2, UCD10Xv1.1, whole genome shotgun sequence and encodes:
- the LOC107860437 gene encoding receptor-like protein kinase FERONIA is translated as MVAIALISFLLLQLITATISVTPSSYNATVYFLLNCGAPSVATDEDGRRWDTDTHYPNLLPSNSSTISSPATASEQDSSVSRVPYTNARIFKSKFTYPFRVPPGTSFLRLYFYPTTYLGFNKSESFFSVTANQFTLLSNFSAFLTVAASTDSSLKIQKEYVINVDETQILNITFSPSPNSYAFVNGIEIVSMPTDLYLREDSGGIILVGQYNLYYINNSTALENVYRLNVGGNLVSSTGDTGMYRVWDSDEDFVVGYDYQTPHIDVNINYTSETPAYTAPNIVYTTSRTIANYSQSLDWIFPLDAGFYYLFRLHFCEIQLEVKEQNYRVFDILIGNQTADQLVDVIQRSRGWRVPMYTDYVVFVRDPDGRRGKKDVSLELRPNMETKAVYENAILNGLEIFKLSDRKGNFSVPNPESRLEVPENSTPKEKKKKKWHVFVVITAGVISGIALLSILCFLIFQRRKKGKDLHTSVTKSSWIPLSITSNSTQRTSGSGSSSLPSNLCRHFLLEEIKAATGNFDDNFVIGYGGFGNVYKGYIDNGTTTVAIKRLNPSSKQGVREFETEIHMLSKLRHLHLVSLIGYCDDNNEMILVYDYMAHGTLRDHLYKADNAPLPWRKRLEICIGAAKGLCYLHTGTKHTIIHRDVKSTNILLDDKWVAKVSDFGLSKIGPLGGSENTHVSTAVKGSFGYVDPEYYKRQQLTEKSDVYSFGVVLFEVLCARPALMPRMPKGQVNLADWACRCCKKGNLEQIIDPTLEGQIAPECLNKFAEVAYNCLKDQGVQRPSMGDVVWNLEFVLKLQDAADNRGHKMEGNSYPASPSFPLIVNGHTNISTDEGEAFSGSYEVGGKSTSSGTSMTSSDDKLKSDTIFSEILNPTGR